Proteins encoded within one genomic window of Arachis ipaensis cultivar K30076 chromosome B08, Araip1.1, whole genome shotgun sequence:
- the LOC107611809 gene encoding kiwellin (The sequence of the model RefSeq protein was modified relative to this genomic sequence to represent the inferred CDS: added 16 bases not found in genome assembly) — MAHKATSSFMILYCSLCLFTLINALSSCNGPCNNLNDCSGQLICINGRCNDDPDVGTHICTTPARPSGAATSSFMILYCSLCLFTLINALSSCNGPCNNLNDCSGQLICINGRCNDDPDVGTHICTTPAPPSGGGGTCRSSGNLQCGTNSYPQYRCSPPVSSSTKAILTLNDFSEGGDGGGPSECDGNYHENSEPVVALSTGWYNQGSRCLKMIRITASNGRSVLAKVVDECDSVNGCDSEHAGQPPCRNNVVDGSQAVWDALGLDTDVGVENVSWSMA; from the exons ATGGCTCACAAAGCAACCTCCTCCTTTATGATTCTATATTGTTCCTTGTGCCTATTCACTCTCATAAACGCACTCTCCTCCTGCAACGGCCCATGCAACAACCTCAACGATTGCTCTGGCCAGCTCATCTGCATCAACGGAAGGTGCAACGACGACCCTGACGTCGGCACTCACATCTGCACCACCCCCGCTCGACCAAGTG CTTTATGATTCTATATTGTTCCTTGTGCCTATTCACTCTCATAAACGCACTCTCCTCCTGCAACGGCCCATGCAACAACCTCAACGACTGCTCTGGCCAGCTCATCTGCATCAACGGAAGGTGCAACGACGACCCTGACGTCGGTACTCACATCTGCACCACCCCCGCTCCACCAAGTGGTGGAGGCGGAACCTGCCGATCCTCCGGCAACCTTCAATGCGGCACAAACTCCTACCCTCAATACAG GTGCTCGCCTCCGGTGTCATCCTCCACCAAGGCAATACTCACCCTGAACGACTTCAGCGAAGGCGGAGACGGAGGTGGCCCATCTGAGTGTGACGGAAACTACCACGAAAACTCAGAGCCAGTGGTGGCACTGTCCACTGGGTGGTACAACCAAGGGTCGAGGTGCTTGAAGATGATAAGGATCACCGCGAGTAACGGGAGGAGCGTGTTGGCTAAGGTGGTGGACGAGTGCGACTCCGTTAACGGTTGTGATTCGGAGCATGCAGGACAGCCACCGTGCCGGAACAACGTCGTGGATGGATCGCAGGCGGTGTGGGATGCTCTAGGGCTGGATACGGATGTTGGGGTTGAAAACGTTTCTTGGTCAATGGCCTAA